A genomic window from Corticium candelabrum chromosome 8, ooCorCand1.1, whole genome shotgun sequence includes:
- the LOC134183367 gene encoding 6-pyruvoyl tetrahydrobiopterin synthase-like, protein MSRLSKHMDSVHEVSCDKASSEEQEQELQSKCETMKTSSCSPRVYVTRTTTFSAAHVLHSNKLTEKENKEIFGKCNNPNGHGHNYKVEVTVFDAVNPITGMVINLTDLKCYMDSAVMNVLDHKNISLDVPYFRDGVVSTVENIAVFIWHQMKAYVGDSLFEVKVYETDKNIATYRGE, encoded by the coding sequence ATGTCGCGACTGTCTAAACACATGGACTCTGTACATGAAGTGTCATGTGACAAGGCAAGTAGTGAGGAACAAGAGCAAGAGCTACAGTCAAAATGTGAAACAATGAAGACTAGCAGCTGCTCGCCTCGCGTTTACGTGACGCGTACGACGACGTTCAGTGCAGCTCACGTTCTACACagcaacaaactgacagagaaagagaacaaggaGATCTTCGGAAAGTGTAATAATCCCAATGGTCACGGACACAACTACAAGGTGGAAGTGACGGTGTTTGACGCAGTCAATCCTATCACTGGAATGGTCATCAATCTGACTGACTTGAAATGTTACATGGACAGTGCAGTCATGAATGTTTTAGACCACAAGAACATCAGTCTCGATGTGCCTTACTTTAGAGACGGTGTAGTGAGCACTGTTGAAAATATCGCAGTTttcatttggcatcaaatgaAAGCATACGTTGGTGATAGTTTGTTTGAAGTCAAAGTGTATGAAACTGATAAGAATATTGCAACATATAGAGGCGAATAG
- the LOC134183587 gene encoding tyrosine-protein kinase ABL2-like: protein MGCFSSKPEASSATDQVAVQRRQHPQNGQAALAQRISAAGMNPNRPPFQHQMPRQFSGGTMPGAPVGPMHRHPAGFNTQPGYRSDAQFRQPMPVPTQPAPTVPHLPVFIALYDYEARTHEDLNFRKGDRLEILNNTDGDWWLARSLTSRREGYIPSNYVAEASAIDAEEWFHGQIRRAEAEKLLILSGRHGTFLIRESESNPGDYSLSVKDGDSIKHYRVRRMDNNQGLFIVKRRIFRDLKDLVEHYKMDSDGLCCRLSDSCVHNEKPVISDLSHSTKDQWEIPRNSLKLHRKLGAGQFGEVWEGMWNNTTLVAIKTLKPGSMAPTAFLQEAAILKKLRHPKLIQLYAVCTDMEPIYIITELMKHGALLDYLQSPVGRDLKLQQLVDMAAQTASGMAYLETQNYIHRDLAARNILVGDNLTCKVADFGLARVIQDSQEIYQAQEGAKFPIKWTAPEAALYNKFTIKSDVWSFGILLTELVTYGRIPYPGMNNAEVLSQVERGFRMSKPQNCPDMLYDVMLQCWDTDPQKRPTFDSLQWQLEDFFVNESGQYKEADQITRPASWVCHIFRFTRRTLRRSARLSVAMGCCCCRGDKTDGGEPSHAQSSSSGVVGTNGSNAGVMSPGGSTQQQERPPQPSPPPHSGDIELTGPAPGPLYVAKYDYDARTDEDLGFKKGELLYILDDSEGNWWKARSKVNSKEGYVPNNYIAPVKTLEAHDWFFGRIKRTDAEKMLLLSINQHGCYLIRESESKPGDYSLSVRDGDTVKHYRIRRLDQGGFYIARRSAFPEIADLVSHYEKDADGLCVNLKKSCMRAELPQTDGMSHNTSDQWEIPRTSIKLIRKLGQGQFGEVFEGMWNSTTPVAVKTLKEGNMSKDAFLEEAQIMKKLRHPKLIQLYAVCTVGEPIYIVTELMKHGSLLDYLHGDGRSLKMPQLIDMAAQIAAGMAYLETQNYIHRDLAARNVLVGENLVNKITDFGLARVISEEVYEAHTGAKFPIKWTAPEAAFYNKFSIKSDVWSFGILLTELVTYGRIPYPGMSNAEVLAQIERGYRMPQPHGCPDRLYEIMLECWKEVDVERPTFETLQWRLEEFYSEDGIGGGYREV, encoded by the exons ATGGGCTGCTTCTCGTCTAAGCCTGAAGCGAGCTCTGCGACAGACCAAGTTGCTGTTCAACGACGTCAACATCCACAGAATGGGCAAGCAGCTCTAGCCCAGCGCATCAGCGCTGCAGGAATGAATCCGAACAGGCCTCCTTTTCAACATCAGATGCCTAGACAATTTTCAGGTGGAACTATGCCGGGGGCTCCAGTAGGACCCATGCACCGCCATCCTGCTGGCTTCAACACACAACCGGGATACAGAAGCGACGCCCAGTTTCGTCAACCTATGCCAGTACCGACACAACCAGCGCCTACTGTACCTCATCTTCCCGTCTTCATAGCTCTCTACGACTATGAGGCTCGTACACACGAGGATCTAAATTTTCGGAAAGGCGACAGATTGGAAATATTGAATAATACTGATGGCGATTGGTGGCTTGCACGCTCACTCACAAGTCGCCGCGAAGGATACATTCCCAGCAACTATGTTGCCGAAGCGAGCGCTATTGATGCAGAAGA ATGGTTTCATGGGCAGATAAGAAGAGCGGAGGCGGAAAAGCTTCTCATACTTTCTGGGAGACACGGAACGTTCTTGATCAGGGAAAGTGAAAGCAATCCTGGTGACTATTCACTCAGTGTGAAGGATGGCGACAGCATCAAACATTATCGTGTACGAAGGATGGATAACAACCAGGGCCTTTTTATTGTTAAGAGGCGTATATTTCGAGATTTGAAGGATTTGGTGGAGCACTACAAGATGGATTCCGATGGCTTGTGTTGTCGTTTATCAGATTCATGTGTGCATAATGAAAAACCAGTCATATCAGATCTTAGTCATTCGACTAAAGATCAGTGGGAAATACCAAGAAACTCATTGAAGTTACACAGAAAGTTAGGAGCGGGGCAGTTTGGTGAAGTCTGGGAGGGAATGTGGAATAACACTACTTTGGTTGCAATAAAGACTCTGAAACCGGGATCGATGGCACCGACTGCCTTTCTTCAAGAGGCTGCAATTCTGAAGAAGCTTCGGCATCCGAAGTTAATTCAGTTGTATGCAGTGTGCACTGATATGGAGCCAATCTACATTATTACAGAATTGATGAAACACGGTGCTTTGTTAGACTATCTTCAGAGTCCTGTAGGGAGAGATCTTAAGCTGCAACAGCTG GTTGATATGGCTGCCCAGACGGCATCAGGTATGGCTTACTTGGAAACCCAAAACTACATCCATCGGGACTTGGCTGCAAGAAACATTTTGGTCGGTGACAATCTTACATGTAAAGTGGCAGACTTTGGGTTGGCTCGTGTCATCCAAGATAGTCAAGAAATCTACCAGGCTCAAGAAGGGGCAAAGTTTCCAATAAAGTGGACGGCTCCCGAGGCGGCCTTGTACAACAAGTTTACTATCAAGTCTGACGTGTGGTCATTTGGTATCCTACTCACAGAGCTGGTGACTTACGGTCGAATTCCGTATCCAGGAATGAACAATGCCGAAGTTTTATCGCAAGTCGAACGCGGTTTCCGAATGAGTAAACCTCAAAACTGCCCTGACATGTTGTATGATGTGATGCTGCAGTGTTGGGATACCGATCCACAGAAGAGGCCAACGTTCGATTCTCTTCAGTGGCAACTTGAGGACTTCTTTGTGAATGAGTCCGGTCAGTACAAGGAGGCAGATCAAATCA CTCGACCCGCCTCTTGGGTGTGTCACATCTTTCGGTTTACGCGGCGTACTTTACGTCGAAGTGCTCGGCTGAGTGTTGCAATgggttgctgctgttgcagaGGAGACAAGACGGATGGTGGAGAGCCTAGTCATGCTCAGTCTTCATCATCCGGCGTCGTTGGCACGAACGGGTCTAACGCTGGTGTCATGTCGCCTGGCGGATCCACACAACAGCAGGAGCGTCCACCTCAACCATCACCCCCTCCTCACTCGGGAGACATCGAGCTAACCGGTCCAGCTCCGGGGCCGCTCTATGTCGCCAAGTACGACTACGACGCGCGCACGGATGAGGATCTTGGTTTCAAGAAAGGCGAGCTGCTCTACATCCTCGACGATTCTGAAGGAAACTGGTGGAAAGCGAGATCGAAGGTTAACAGCAAAGAGGGTTACGTTCCCAACAACTACATCGCGCCGGTCAAGACGCTTGAAGCGCACGA tTGGTTTTTTGGGAGGATCAAACGTACAGATGCTGAGAAAATGCTGCTGCTTTCCATTAACCAGCATGGTTGTTACCTCATTCGTGAAAGCGAGAGTAAGCCTGGTGACTATTCGCTCAGTGTACGTGATGGTGACACTGTCAAGCATTACCGTATTCGTCGACTCGATCAAGGAGGATTCTACATTGCAAGGAGAAGTGCATTTCCTGAAATAGCTGACTTAGTTAGTCATTATGAAAAAGATGCTGATGGCCTATGTGTTAATCTCAAGAAGTCATGCATGAGGGCAGAGCTGCCTCAAACAGATGGAATGTCTCACAACACGTCAGATCAGTGGGAAATACCTCGTACTTCAATCAAACTTATTCGCAAACTTGGTCAAGGTCAGTTTGGAGAAGTATTTGAAGGAATGTGGAACAGCACCACGCCAGTCGCCGTGAAGACATTGAAAGAGGGCAACATGTCGAAGGATGCATTTCTTGAGGAGGCACAGATCATGAAGAAGTTGCGTCATCCGAAACTGATTCAGCTTTATGCAGTGTGTACAGTTGGTGAACCTATTTACATAGTCACAGAGTTGATGAAACACGGATCACTACTGGATTACCTACACGGTGATGGTAGGTCTCTCAAAATGCCTCAGCTAATCGACATGGCTGCTCAGATTGCTGCCGGAATGGCCTACCTTGAAACACAGAATTATATACATCGAGATCTGGCTGCTCGCAATGTGCTAGTAGGAGAAAACCTTGTCAACAAGATTACCGATTTTGGTTTAGCACGTGTCATCTCAGAAGAAGTATACGAAGCCCACACTGGTGCAAAGTTCCCTATCAAATGGACAGCACCAGAAGCAGCATTCTACAACAAGTTTTCTATCAAATCCGATGTTTGGTCATTTGGCATTCTATTGACAGAACTGGTTACCTACGGTCGAATCCCTTATCCGGGTATGAGTAATGCCGAAGTACTAGCACAGATAGAGCGAGGTTATCGAATGCCACAACCACACGGATGCCCTGACCGTTTGTATGAGATTATGTTAGAATGCTGGAAGGAGGTCGACGTCGAGAGGCCAACGTTTGAGACACTTCAATGGCGACTTGAAGAATTCTACAGTGAAGACGGCATAGGAGGTGGATATCGTGAAGTTTAG
- the LOC134183589 gene encoding uncharacterized protein LOC134183589: MGRFRLLAVKEVQPKTFSFSSDARRTFRQVSRNASGASLEPLEGEVVFFGCDVEGTVVSVASLLLDHPKPEMWDEDEQSVNDICSEDWDAETCTTVAEWDCCSANKLSFLFVLPRHQRRGYGRQLMDFVESYAWARSDRPIKLESSRRGLDFFTQLGYIPVGDPIHCAHPSSSLFKTLQRMIKMRKRRLN, translated from the coding sequence ATGGGCCGTTTTCGTTTATTGGCTGTGAAAGAGGTTCAACCTAAAACATTTAGCTTTAGTAGTGACGCTCGCAGAACGTTTAGACAAGTGTCACGAAATGCTTCTGGAGCATCACTTGAACCTCTGGAAGGAGAAGTCGTCTTCTTTGGGTGTGACGTGGAGGGAACTGTTGTGTCTGTAGCCAGTCTCTTGTTGGACCATCCCAAACCTGAAATGTGGGATGAAGACGAGCAAAGTGTGAATGACATTTGCAGTGAAGACTGGGACGCAGAGACTTGCACAACTGTGGCAGAATGGGATTGTTGTTCAGCTAACAAATTGTCATTCCTATTCGTCTTGCCACGTCACCAGAGGAGAGGATATGGAAGAcagctgatggactttgtagAAAGCTACGCGTGGGCAAGGTCTGATCGTCCAATTAAACTGGAAAGCTCTCGAAGAGGACTCGATTTCTTCACTCAATTAGGATATATTCCAGTGGGTGATCCTATTCATTGTGCCCATCCTAGTTCTTCACTATTCAAGACACTTCAAAGAATGATTAAGATGAGGAAGAGACgccttaattag